GTGTTGCAGATTTTACATTCCTAGTCCCTCTTCTTGGTACAGCAGACTTCTTGGACTCTTTTGATTTCGACCATGGTTTAGGCATTTCAGTTGGTAGCGACATTTTTTTGGGTGGATTTTTCGGCTTGGTTTTACTGGGCTGAGTCACTGTTTTTGGGGGTGGATTGGGGTTTGGCATAGGAGTTGCAGTGGGGTGGTGGTGTATTTTTTTGGCTGGTTTACTAACAGTAATTGAAATAGGTGGAAGCTTTGTAGTTGAGTTTGGTTTTTCGGTGGGAATAGTGCTGTGAATTGGTACAGAGGTTGTAGTAGATGCTGCTGTGGTGGGAATTGGCTCTGCATTATCATTGGTGGTGGGATTTGGGGTGGGATTCAAATCCTGTATCACCAAACCTCCTTCCCTTTAGATGaaactgcctcttcttcctcaatgtAAAGAGGTTCTGAGACTCCATGTTCATAGTAAACATGAACAACCCCCTTGTTCTGCTGACCAAGGTAGCACATCTCCATTAGCTCCTTGTCATTTGTTAGAACCCTTAGACCATTTTGCAACGGCCTATTAGGAACCAGCCACCATGTTTGAGTGACCTTGTCATATCCAAGATCCTTGTGGTAGTCTCGGACAAAGAAGACGTCCAGTTTGTCTGTATCAACTCCTGGAAACTCAGAGACATCTCCACCATTGTAAGTCACACCTCAATCATCAGTGATGAATGATCCTCCATGGTGAAATAGGATGGTAAGCAAATCATCACCcatctgcaatttaattttttttatcttatatcagCCTCCCTAAACTTCAAGCACATTACCAACTTACTACCTCCATAACTAAAACTACAACAGCAGTAAACCCTTGGACAAAAAAACAAGTTTCCGTCTTAACAAAAACCCCCTTACTTAGCCTAGCCATTAAGAAACCTCCTCCCGATCAAACCCTAGCCAATACCTCAAAACACAAGCATGCATTCCAACACAAAACACTCCAAGAAAACGTTTTTTCCCCTTCTGAAGAATAGATtaacaacaaaattcaaaaaacagagCTTCACcacacatttaaatttttttgcgTACCTTTATCAGAGAAACCCGTCTTCACAACTCTCTGCCTGATGCAGATGATGAAGGCGATCCTCTGGAGTTTACGTTCTCCACCCAAATACGCTCTGGTGAAGGCAACAGCATTGGCGCCACTGAAGAAGGTAACGGAGAAGAAGATAACTCTGCTTTGTGTTATGTTTGTGTGTTTGAGTGTGGGAGACGAGACGTTAGTGAAACGTTGAGGGTGGGGTTTTTTTTTCGCATAAAACGACGACGTTTTATGCCTTTTTGGCGCCACCCAacaaacgacgtcgttttggccTGCTAACGTATCACCAACGATGCCAACTTAGCTTTCCGGTTGCGCCAGGTGGACGAAATTCACCAGAAGGACCACTATGAGTACCAGAGATCAATTTCAGGGACGATCTAGACAAATTTTTAacttcagggattactttgattctCGAGAACAATTTCAAGGACCACTTTGATGCTACCTCCTCTATTTTATTAAAGAGATTCTTATCTTATTACTTCTACTTAGGAGTTAGGAATgagtagtattttttaaatatgtacACATTAGTAATCTCTTTAAGAAAGGGAAGCAGCAGTAGAATCTTGCTGCTGTGCTTTATATCCAGGGGCGGAGCTAGGTGGTAGGAAAGGGGAGCGATGACCtcctctaattttaattttttacatataaattatatataaatttcagtttagttcttttttaaaattttattttagtcttaatttattgtataaatatttttaactcctctaatattttatctagCTCCACCTCTGTTTATATCTCAATTATTCATCTAAATTAGAAAGAAGAATCTTGGAGGATATCAACCACATTAAGATAAAATGGAGTAAAAATAACCAAACATTATATTCCAAGTCTCTCTCAACTCTGATTATAGTGTTCATTTTGATAGCAGGACATATATATTCTATAAACATACATCAgacattaattaaatataaatatatatgctGATGTGATGAGAGTATATACATTGAATGAAGGACTAAAATCTTTTCTTCTATAAAAGCAAAAATATATAaggataatttttttcttttggcatGAATATGTTTATCAATTGAAACTGGAACTACATACAAATATTAGAGAATTTAATCAAACTATATATAAAAAGTATATtaatctaaaataattaaaaaattttaattattctatcatttaatttcttatcattttaagaaatttttagTTTGGTCATCcttattatttaaaagtttataattaaaTCTATACGTTagataaaacttaaaaaaaattcaattagtccttgttaattttttttttgaaaaatatgaaatattcttggagtatttattttttatatttgatgtaAGGTGAATTAcgaatattttataattattattcttttaaataactACTAGTAagaatttaactaaaaattttatctaactAATATacgtataaatttttttattagttaagttGAACTAAATTAGtctaatatcaataaaaaaaaattgtcactCTCACTCACCGACTCACTCAAATTTTATTgttcaatttaattaaacttagTTCACAAAAAATCTTACACGTGTAGTATATCTCTTTTTATCTAGTACATCTATCTAATTATAAACTTTTATATTACAAGAACttgattaaataattagttaaactATGTGaactaacaaaataatcaaactaaaaaataatttacaattATTCATCTCTTTTTATTTCCAACATAATTAAATATCACTGTTTAATATATGTTCTAAAACAAGTATTCAACTATTCATTATCGACTATTCAATTACAAAAGCTAGTTTTATAATATGAtggcataattttttaaaaaatagataatataatttattatctcAACTAACtattgaaaataagaaaaaaaactattaatttcttttatgtttaaaaaactaattttcttttattacggTCATAAAGTTCACTACCCttgtttattgattttttaattgaattggattatttatttatttatttttaatataaaatcaaatttttagtatggtaattattattactattattatatcaaatttaataaaataactttcTTAACATAAacttaagaaaataatttatgttttattNNNNNNNNNNNNNNNNNNNNNNNNNNNNNNNNNNNNNNNNNNNNNNNNNNNNNNNNNNNNNNNNNNNNNNNNNNNNNNNNNNNNNNNNNNNNNNNNNNNNNNNNNNNNNNNNNNNNNNNNNNNNNNNNNNNNNNNNNNNNNNNNNNNNNNNNNNNNNNNNNNNNNNNNNNNNNNNNNNNNNNNNNNNNNNNNNNNNNNNNNNNNNNNNNNNNNNNNNNNNNNNNNNNNNNNNNNNNNNNNNNNNNNNNNNNNNNNNNNNNNNNNNNNNNNNNNNNNNNNNNNNNNNNNNNNNNNNNNNNNNNNNNNNNNNNNNNNNNNNNNNNNNNNNNNNNNNNNNNNNNNNNNNNNNNGAAATTtgttaaagttttaaaaatatttttaagttttattttattttaattttatccgaaattttttttatttgtactcTTGGtagataaattttagtttaattattctattggtctttatagttttattaaatttttaattatatctttatatttttttgttagaattaataaaatattatgttaaacaaaataaatatgcctggattaaatattttgtataatttaatagaatattttgttaattctaatatttttattacggTATGAATTTAgttacaaaatttaatatagTATATAGGAacgaaattgaaaaaaatataaatctaattaaaaatttgataaaactatAAGAATCggtagaataattaaactttaatttaatGACATTTTTTAGTACACCGTTAGTATCCATATAACATTTTTACAAATTTACTTATTGTCACAGATAAACTACAAAAAAtgtatttgaataattttgttgCTGAGAAGAATATACCCAAATTttgttattgataaaaatactctcaaataattttaaaatacgacaaaaatatttaatattaaatatgtatttctaaaaaaatacttagaacttgaattttgatgcaatttttcGCAAGCATAATTAGAAAGTTcagatatttttattcttaaattttggtGATTTTTCGCTagctatatattttttgtaattttttaaaagtattattagttgttgacaaaaacacacaaaaaatctATACTTAACGGAAAAtcacaaattttaagaataaaaatatctcaattttCTAATCatacttataaaaaattacattaaaattcaatctctaaaacATTTTTTgagaatacatatttaatgttggGTATTTTTATcgcatttttaaataatttaaaaacatttttgacaataacaaaatttaaatacattttcatcaacaacaaaattattcgaatacatttttttgtgatttatcCTATTATCACTCGCTTGTTCAATAGAATAATAAGAGAAGAAAGGATAATTAAGCAGAATCCTAAACCATGAGAGTTACTCATGAACTGTTCCCCCCACCCCCACAATACCTAATTCAGATATGAGAAGTTATAATCTTTAAAAATGTCCTACGAAATTAGTTGTGATATTACAAGTTTGCAGGTGAAGGGAAATGAGAGTCTTCAATGGCACTTGTGCAGGACCACAATTACAATCAGAGGCATTATCCCAGCACAcagaataataatagtaatataatGCAAATCACTCTCATACAAACAATACTCATTTAACTTTAACTGTTCAGGCTACGTGGTTCAATGTGAACCATCAAATCTNNNNNNNNNNNNNNNNNNNNNNNNNNNNNNNNNNNNNNNNNNNNNNNNNNNNNNNNNNNNNNNNNNNNNNNNNNNNNNNNNNATGGCTGAGCTTCAAAGCTACAAAGTAGGACCAGCCTTCCCATGTCAGACTTGATCTCGAGaatacttattttaattttaattatttacaaattaCAATAGACCATTAAAtagtgaagaagatgaaaagagttctttttttttcttcttcttctttcacttACCTATGGCCATTGCCCATTAGTACTACCTTAAcgtttattaaattaatttaatgattGTTTTTCCCCAAGTGACATCCTTTCTTGGGCCCTTTTCATTTATAAGTGTATGTGTCTCTCTCTCCACCTTATCTAGAGCAAGCTGTGAAGGCAAGTTTGCATATTCGCCCCCACTTTCACATTATTCAACCAAAAAAGTCTCATTTTTTCTGGTGAGAGGGCCTAGCTTAGGTAGTGCTTCCTTCTCTTTAATTAGCTCCATGCATGGTTGAAGGAACCAACAAAGCCTCcactcttattcttcttctccttctgtGCTGCTGCTGCTAATTGGTACTAATTAATGGCAAACtcttaactaattaacttttcttCATGCCTTTTTATTCCCCATCATCACTTGTTTTGATGCTTTGCTTTGCAATGTTTTCACATTTTGTAGGAGCTGTGAAAATGGGAGAAAGAGGGAGCTTTATGCTCTGATTAGAGTtctaaaaaagaagaaaaaaaatacatattgtTTGAGAGTTTTGTTATAATGCCACCAGTTCCACTTGCTCCCTACCCAACACCATCGGTTCCATATACTACGCCTCCATCAAATGGTATCTTCCTCACTCTTTCTCTCTGTTTGGGAAATTCCAATTTGAAGACTAATATTCTAATTTATTGTGAAACACCTTAGTGACGTTTGGATTTGATTTAATaagtggttagatgttgatatTATTATGAATAAATAGATAATGTGAAAACGTGAATGGTCTAAGTAGGTGCACAGAGTCAACTTGTGTGTTCCGGTTGCAGAAACCTACTGATGTATCCAGTTGGAGCCACGTCAGTGTGTTGTGCAGTTTGCAATGCAGTGACAGCAGTGCCACCACCTGGTATGATCCAATTCACAAAtttctgttttgtttgtttctcaaaagaaccaagcattttattaaTGTGTGCAGGCACAGAAATGGCCCAGTTAATTTGTGGAGGATGTCACACTTTACTGATGTACATCCGCGGAGCGACAAGTGTACAATGCTCTTGTTGCCACACCGTCAATCTAGCACTGGAAGGTACGATGATGTTATTATGGGTTTATTATGTCTATCTATCTAAATGTTTTGTTAATGTATGGTTGTGATTGTTGTAACAGCAAATCAAGTGGCGCATGTTAATTGTGGCAACTGTAGGATGTTGCTGATGTACCAATATGGAGCAAGATCCGTGAAATGTGCGGTCTGCAGTTTTGTAACCTCTGTTGGGGTCAGTACACACTGCTTTTCTCTTCAGTTTCAACTTCATAATCAACTTAGCTTCCCCGCAAATCACACCTAATAATCACTTGCTAAATatcgtatttttttattactagtggagtaaatagtcaaattagtccagatcattcattttttaaattagtttataaaaaaaagtttattgatATGGTACGTTAATTAATATTACTACACATACCTAGTAGTCCTAATTAACTactaatatgattaatttaataaattagatcaaatcaattccaaattaaaaaaatttaatatctcaagttttttttttcaattaggttttgatttgatctaaattcataaatttattatgttaatagtCAATTGAGGCTTTTAGAAATGTGTTGTGATGTCACTTATGGTGCCATATTAACGCATTTTGACactatcaataaaaaaaatggaaaaagaactactactaatttaaaatctttaaaggacgaatttgattaaaacaaaatttttgaagacCAAATTAAAAAACGAGTGATCTTTTATAGACTAATTTaaccatttatttattattagtagtaaGCTAATATGAATTGAAAATTAGTATTCTAGGAAGTGAAACTTACCATCTGAAATTGATAGTTAAAAGTAATTAGATGATATTTTagttaaacaaaattatttgttataagGTATATATTGGTGTTATGGTTTAATATGATGTAACTGGGAATGATGCATTGCAGGACTCATCAACAAGCACCACAGAGCAGAAATTCAGCACTTGATAACTCAGCACAAGCTCTAAAAACCTTGGTTTTGCTattgacatatatatatataaacaccaTATTACATAtgatatattataatatatcaCCCTTGAGAGAATAACAAGCGCATAAAAGACGAGTACGATGGAGGAGATTCTCTTCACATGTATAGAGCTATTTTTCCCTCGAGTGATTTGATTAAATAGTTTTGGTATTATTATTGGGGTGTAAGGATAAACTATTTATCATTATATGTTTTTCCTGCTTCTGGGTGCTTTtgaagaaatttaattttttgttgtattttttctCCCCTGCCCCTTCAAACAACAAAAGGTCCAAGTACGGCCACCGAATCTTGGTTTTCATTACATAAAACGCCACAGCCCACATGGGTCCATAAATTCGACAGGATAACATCTGAGTGTGAAATCCAACATACATACAGATTCCTGTTCAAAATCCATAGTACTTGCAATAATTTATGATCCAACTTAGTGACTTACAAGAGAAAATCACTAGATTTTGACATCATAAATACTAGAAATCTGtctagtaatatatattttttatgaattaaatatataatagtaacaaatttgaaattattttagtaaatCTTTAATATTCTTCTATATAATAAAGagtattttagaaaaagaaatttatgCATCAAACTCCTCCCATATCATTTTTATATCAGAGATAGAATATATATCAAAACGGTGATTCT
The Arachis duranensis cultivar V14167 chromosome 5, aradu.V14167.gnm2.J7QH, whole genome shotgun sequence genome window above contains:
- the LOC107487586 gene encoding protein LOL1 encodes the protein MPPVPLAPYPTPSVPYTTPPSNGAQSQLVCSGCRNLLMYPVGATSVCCAVCNAVTAVPPPGTEMAQLICGGCHTLLMYIRGATSVQCSCCHTVNLALEANQVAHVNCGNCRMLLMYQYGARSVKCAVCSFVTSVGDSSTSTTEQKFST